In the Streptomyces sp. NBC_00525 genome, one interval contains:
- a CDS encoding SGNH/GDSL hydrolase family protein, producing MPRRQGLALLIALLAGTAALAAAVAFAGSLLFTGSRATAAASTAPQGAAKAPAAPAHSSGHWLATWAAAPVTGVADPAQARDQSRRIIRNVVHTSIGGSEARVTLSNLFGTRPLLVDQVTVNTRPVTFGGAGSATIAAGGQTVSDAVAVPVGADADLVVALRTPTADGPVTAHPNSHQTSYTEDERGTWSTTQWRYLTAVDVRGGGTAATATIVAFGDSLTAGSGSTTDADARWPDVLADRLHGRYAVVNQGIGGNRLLLDDTGPRALDRFDRDVLGVAGVKTVVIALGINDVQALPRETDPARITAALRELTDRAHARGLRVIGATLMPYGGWRNWTVDGERVRQAVNTEIRSGGVFDEVLDFDASLRDPADPQRLRAEYDSGDHLHLNDAGYARLAALPDLGTLLATRPTTDAL from the coding sequence ATGCCCAGGCGCCAGGGTCTCGCCCTGCTCATAGCCCTGCTGGCGGGCACCGCCGCGCTCGCCGCGGCCGTGGCGTTCGCCGGTTCGCTGCTGTTCACCGGGTCCCGGGCGACCGCCGCCGCCTCCACCGCGCCGCAGGGCGCGGCCAAGGCCCCGGCCGCCCCGGCGCACTCCTCCGGGCACTGGCTCGCCACCTGGGCGGCGGCCCCCGTCACGGGCGTGGCCGACCCGGCGCAGGCGCGGGACCAGAGCCGGCGGATCATCCGTAACGTCGTGCACACCAGCATCGGCGGCTCCGAGGCCCGCGTCACCCTGTCCAACCTGTTCGGTACCCGGCCCCTGCTCGTCGACCAGGTCACCGTGAACACCCGGCCGGTGACGTTCGGCGGGGCCGGGTCCGCCACGATCGCGGCCGGCGGGCAGACCGTCAGCGACGCCGTCGCCGTCCCGGTCGGCGCCGACGCGGACCTCGTGGTCGCCCTGCGCACCCCGACCGCGGACGGGCCGGTCACCGCGCACCCCAACAGCCACCAGACCTCATACACCGAGGACGAGCGGGGCACCTGGAGCACCACGCAGTGGCGCTACCTCACCGCCGTGGACGTGCGGGGCGGCGGCACGGCGGCCACCGCGACGATCGTCGCGTTCGGCGACTCGCTCACCGCGGGCTCCGGCTCCACCACCGACGCCGACGCCCGCTGGCCCGACGTGCTCGCCGACCGGCTGCACGGCCGGTACGCGGTCGTCAACCAGGGCATCGGCGGCAACCGGCTGCTGCTCGACGACACCGGACCGCGCGCCCTGGACCGCTTCGACCGCGACGTCCTCGGGGTCGCCGGCGTGAAGACGGTCGTCATCGCGCTCGGCATCAACGACGTGCAGGCGCTCCCCAGGGAGACCGACCCCGCGCGGATCACCGCCGCCCTGCGCGAACTCACCGACCGGGCCCACGCACGCGGCCTGCGGGTCATCGGCGCGACCCTCATGCCGTACGGGGGCTGGCGCAACTGGACGGTGGACGGGGAGCGGGTGCGCCAGGCCGTCAACACGGAGATCCGGTCGGGCGGCGTCTTCGACGAGGTACTCGACTTCGACGCGTCCCTGCGCGACCCGGCCGACCCGCAGCGGCTGCGCGCGGAGTACGACTCCGGCGACCATCTGCACCTGAACGACGCGGGCTACGCGCGCCTGGCCGCGCTCCCGGACCTCGGCACGCTGCTCGCCACCAGGCCGACGACGGACGCCCTCTGA
- a CDS encoding DUF445 domain-containing protein, translating into MKTTATGLLLLVALVYVLATWAKNEGVSGWPGFVAAAAEAGMVGALADWFAVTALFKRPLGLPIPHTAIIPTKKDQLGASLGSFVGENFLSGDVVRDRIHSLGIGRRVGGWLAEPDHADRVTAELATALRGALTVLRDADVQAVVGEAITRRANAVEIGPGLGRMLEKIVADGGHRKLVDLVCARAHDWLVLHGDSVMDAVQGGAPGWTPRFVDKRVGERVYKELLRFVTEMRDMPGHPARHSIDTFLSDFAADLSSDSETRERVERLKSEILGRGEVQDVIASAWASVRAMVMAAAEDERSELRLRARASLMSLGARLESDDRLRAKLEGWLEDAAVYVVTTYRAEITSLISDTVAGWDADQTSRKIEAHIGRDLQFIRINGTVVGALAGLAIYSVSQVFWG; encoded by the coding sequence ATGAAGACCACGGCCACCGGCCTCCTTCTGCTGGTCGCGCTCGTGTACGTCCTCGCCACCTGGGCGAAGAACGAGGGGGTGAGCGGCTGGCCGGGCTTCGTCGCGGCGGCCGCCGAGGCGGGCATGGTGGGTGCGCTGGCCGACTGGTTCGCCGTCACGGCCCTCTTCAAGCGTCCGCTCGGTCTGCCGATTCCGCACACCGCCATCATTCCCACCAAGAAGGACCAGCTCGGGGCGTCCCTCGGTTCCTTCGTCGGCGAGAACTTTCTCTCCGGGGACGTCGTTCGTGACCGGATTCACTCCCTGGGCATCGGCCGCCGGGTCGGCGGCTGGCTCGCCGAACCGGACCACGCGGACCGGGTGACGGCGGAGCTGGCGACCGCGCTGCGCGGGGCGCTGACCGTGCTGCGGGACGCGGACGTGCAGGCCGTCGTCGGCGAGGCGATCACCCGCCGGGCCAACGCCGTGGAGATCGGCCCCGGCCTGGGCCGGATGCTGGAGAAGATCGTCGCGGACGGCGGCCACCGCAAGCTCGTGGACCTGGTCTGCGCCCGCGCCCACGACTGGCTCGTGCTGCACGGGGACTCCGTGATGGACGCGGTGCAGGGCGGGGCGCCCGGCTGGACGCCCCGGTTCGTGGACAAGCGGGTCGGGGAGCGGGTCTACAAGGAGCTGCTGCGCTTCGTCACCGAGATGCGGGACATGCCGGGCCACCCGGCGCGCCACTCCATCGACACGTTCCTGTCGGACTTCGCGGCCGATCTGAGCTCCGACTCGGAGACCAGGGAGCGGGTGGAGCGGCTGAAGTCGGAGATCCTGGGGCGCGGCGAGGTCCAGGACGTCATCGCCTCCGCCTGGGCTTCGGTGCGGGCGATGGTGATGGCGGCGGCGGAGGACGAGCGCAGCGAGCTGCGGCTGCGCGCCCGCGCCTCGCTGATGTCGCTGGGGGCCCGGCTGGAGTCGGACGACCGGCTGCGGGCGAAGCTGGAGGGCTGGCTGGAGGACGCCGCGGTGTACGTCGTGACGACGTACCGGGCGGAGATCACCTCACTGATCAGCGACACCGTGGCCGGCTGGGACGCCGACCAGACGTCCCGCAAGATCGAGGCCCACATCGGCCGCGACCTGCAGTTCATCCGCATCAACGGCACGGTGGTGGGCGCCCTGGCGGGCCTGGCGATCTACTCGGTGTCGCAGGTGTTCTGGGGGTAG
- a CDS encoding ABC transporter ATP-binding protein — translation MGTGTGGGPAFIELDGLEKVFDVRRKTGFLRGERRQVRAVDGISFRVERGEMVGYIGPNGAGKSTTIKMLTGILTPTGGSLRVAGIDPSRERTRLAHRIGVVFGQRTTLWWDLPLRDSYRLMHRMYRVPDARFRANLDRCVELLDLGELLDVPVRQLSLGQRMRGDIAAALLHDPEVLYLDEPTIGLDVVSKAKVRGFLRDLNAERGTTVLLTTHDLTDIEQLCSRVMVIDHGRLMYDGGLAGLHEVGESERTLVVDLERELPPIRLESEPGVRTVKVEGPRQWLAFPASASAAPLVARIAAEYPLADLSVREPDIEAVIARMYASATAP, via the coding sequence ATGGGTACGGGCACGGGCGGCGGGCCGGCCTTCATCGAGCTGGACGGGCTGGAGAAGGTCTTCGACGTCCGGCGCAAAACCGGCTTCCTGCGCGGCGAACGCCGCCAGGTGCGGGCGGTCGACGGGATCAGCTTCCGGGTGGAGCGCGGCGAGATGGTCGGCTACATCGGGCCGAACGGGGCCGGGAAGTCCACGACGATCAAGATGCTGACGGGCATCCTCACCCCGACCGGCGGCTCCCTGCGGGTCGCGGGCATCGACCCCTCGCGGGAGCGTACGCGGCTGGCGCACCGCATCGGTGTGGTCTTCGGGCAGCGCACGACGCTGTGGTGGGACCTGCCGCTGCGCGACTCGTACCGGCTGATGCACCGCATGTACCGGGTGCCGGACGCGCGTTTCCGCGCCAATCTGGACCGGTGCGTCGAACTCCTGGACCTGGGCGAGCTGCTGGATGTGCCGGTGCGTCAGTTGTCGCTGGGGCAGCGGATGCGCGGGGACATCGCGGCGGCGCTGCTGCACGACCCGGAGGTGCTGTACCTGGACGAGCCGACGATCGGCCTCGACGTGGTCTCCAAGGCCAAGGTGCGCGGCTTCCTGCGGGACCTGAACGCCGAGCGGGGTACGACGGTGCTGCTGACCACCCATGACCTCACGGACATCGAGCAGCTGTGCAGCCGGGTGATGGTGATCGACCACGGCCGGCTGATGTACGACGGCGGTCTGGCCGGGCTGCACGAGGTGGGGGAGAGCGAACGCACCCTGGTGGTCGATCTGGAGCGCGAACTCCCGCCGATCCGCCTGGAGTCGGAGCCCGGTGTGCGGACGGTGAAGGTGGAGGGGCCGCGCCAGTGGCTGGCCTTCCCGGCCTCCGCGTCGGCGGCCCCGCTGGTGGCGCGGATCGCCGCGGAGTACCCGTTGGCGGACCTCTCGGTGCGGGAGCCCGACATCGAGGCCGTCATCGCCCGGATGTACGCGTCGGCCACCGCCCCGTAG
- a CDS encoding DMT family transporter, with protein sequence MAWVLLVVAGLLEVAWSIGMKYTEGFTRLWPSVFTGLGIVASMVLLSHAARTLPIGTAYGVWVGIGAAGAAILGMVVLHEPVTAARIFFVCLLLVAVVGLKATSGH encoded by the coding sequence ATGGCGTGGGTGCTGCTGGTCGTCGCCGGTCTGCTGGAAGTGGCCTGGTCGATCGGGATGAAGTACACCGAGGGGTTCACCCGGTTGTGGCCGAGTGTGTTCACCGGTCTGGGCATCGTGGCGAGCATGGTGCTGCTGTCGCACGCGGCCCGGACGCTGCCGATCGGTACGGCGTACGGGGTGTGGGTCGGCATCGGCGCCGCGGGCGCGGCGATCCTGGGCATGGTGGTGCTGCACGAGCCGGTGACGGCGGCCCGGATCTTCTTCGTCTGTCTGCTGCTGGTGGCCGTCGTGGGGCTGAAGGCCACCTCGGGTCACTGA
- a CDS encoding DUF1707 SHOCT-like domain-containing protein: protein MRASDAERERVAEILREAVAEGRLEMEEFEQRLDSAYKARTRGELEPLVRDLPAVGAAPVPAPTAVRPRTGSAARWAERVGKPATSGGAFAFWGGFRRRGNWTVGKVFTAFAMWGGGEIDLREANFEDRETVIRCFTIMGGIHVTVPPDLNVDVRGVGIMGGFGEDARDESVPAPDAPRVRITGFALMGGVGVEHKRSKAEKQRLREARRERGRLEKGEDR from the coding sequence ATGCGGGCCTCCGACGCCGAGCGTGAACGAGTTGCCGAGATCCTGCGTGAGGCGGTCGCCGAGGGCCGGCTGGAGATGGAGGAGTTCGAGCAGCGTCTGGACAGCGCGTACAAGGCCCGTACGCGCGGGGAGCTGGAACCGCTCGTCCGCGACCTGCCCGCCGTGGGCGCGGCGCCCGTGCCGGCCCCGACCGCGGTACGGCCCCGGACCGGTTCGGCGGCCCGCTGGGCGGAGCGCGTCGGCAAGCCGGCCACCTCGGGCGGCGCGTTCGCGTTCTGGGGCGGGTTCCGGCGCCGGGGCAACTGGACGGTCGGCAAGGTCTTCACCGCGTTCGCGATGTGGGGCGGCGGCGAGATCGACCTGCGCGAGGCGAACTTCGAGGACCGCGAGACCGTGATCCGCTGCTTCACGATCATGGGCGGCATCCATGTGACGGTCCCGCCGGACCTGAACGTGGACGTGCGGGGCGTCGGCATCATGGGCGGGTTCGGCGAGGACGCGCGGGACGAGTCGGTCCCCGCCCCGGACGCGCCCCGGGTCCGGATCACCGGCTTCGCGCTGATGGGCGGCGTCGGGGTGGAGCACAAGCGCAGCAAGGCGGAGAAGCAGCGGCTGCGCGAGGCCCGGCGCGAGCGGGGCCGCCTGGAGAAGGGCGAGGACCGCTGA
- a CDS encoding transglycosylase domain-containing protein produces the protein MSDEPQQNGETGPPGWAPRDRSADAAAAPDGTGPNGTGSDTGTGSDTDPAPGSGAKKSGKARRPRRTGWRRLIPTWRMVLGGVLLIALLLVGGFFAGYQLVDIPPANASATAQSNVYLYADGSVIARDGDVNRENIRLAQVPRNVQHAVLAAEDRDFYSERAVDIKAMFRAGWNTLTGKGKQGGSTITQQYVKNYYLGQEQTVVRKVKEFFIAIKLNREQSKDQILEGYLNTSYFGRNAYGIQAASQAYYGKDAKDVTTAEGAYLASLLNAPSAYDVVAHPQNKPAAVARWNYVLDGMVKEKWLTPAQRGAMTFPVPGPVKPANSLSGQRGYIVKAVDDYLVDQGILDEKTLATRGYRITTTLQKKKQSALVAAVDDQVMSKTDDERAADRNVRVGGASIDPGNGHVVALYGGIDYTRQYVNNATRRDYQVGSTFKPFVFTSAVANDSTTQDGRRITPSTIYDGTNKRMVQGPDGPTGYDPANEDDVDYGPVTVRTATDKSVNAVYAQMAEDVGPEKVRRTAIGLGIPKNTPDLTPTPSIALGVATASVLDMTEAYATLAAHGKHGDHVLVTDVTKDGEHVTLPGRTVKQAVSREAADTTTSILRSVVDGGTGTAARGAGRPAAGKTGTAEEDRAAWFAGYTPGLATVIAVMGQDPDTGAQKSLYGALGLPRINGGGAPAQTWAQYTGAALRGTPVEEFDLDTEEESGDTALPTEEDTAPGETGRRTPSATPRRTPSTTPSRTPSAPGTTPGTTDSPDGGTDSGGTADGGADTGGTDGGDGGDTGGGDGGDGGGDGGDGGTLEGPRGTRAPVARPAGRT, from the coding sequence ATGAGCGACGAGCCACAGCAGAACGGGGAGACCGGCCCGCCGGGCTGGGCCCCCAGGGACCGGTCTGCCGACGCCGCCGCGGCCCCCGACGGCACCGGCCCGAACGGCACCGGCAGCGACACCGGAACCGGTAGCGACACCGACCCCGCCCCCGGTTCCGGTGCGAAGAAGTCCGGCAAGGCCCGGCGGCCCAGGCGCACCGGCTGGCGGCGGCTGATCCCCACCTGGCGCATGGTCCTCGGCGGCGTCCTGCTCATCGCCCTGCTCCTGGTCGGCGGATTCTTCGCCGGCTACCAGCTCGTGGACATCCCGCCGGCCAACGCCAGCGCCACCGCCCAGTCCAACGTCTACCTGTACGCGGACGGCAGCGTCATCGCCCGCGACGGCGACGTCAACCGCGAGAACATCCGGCTCGCCCAGGTCCCGCGCAACGTCCAGCACGCCGTGCTCGCCGCCGAGGACCGCGACTTCTACTCCGAACGCGCCGTCGACATCAAGGCGATGTTCCGGGCCGGCTGGAACACCCTCACCGGCAAGGGCAAGCAGGGCGGCTCGACCATCACCCAGCAGTACGTCAAGAACTACTACCTGGGCCAGGAACAGACCGTCGTCCGCAAGGTGAAGGAATTCTTCATCGCCATCAAGCTCAACCGGGAGCAGTCCAAGGACCAGATCCTGGAGGGCTATCTCAACACCAGCTACTTCGGCCGCAACGCCTACGGCATCCAGGCCGCCTCCCAGGCGTACTACGGCAAGGACGCCAAGGACGTCACCACCGCCGAAGGCGCGTACCTCGCCTCGCTGCTCAACGCGCCCAGCGCCTACGACGTCGTCGCCCACCCGCAGAACAAGCCCGCCGCCGTCGCCCGCTGGAACTACGTGCTCGACGGCATGGTCAAGGAGAAGTGGCTCACCCCCGCGCAGCGCGGGGCGATGACCTTCCCCGTCCCCGGACCGGTCAAACCGGCCAACAGCCTCTCCGGGCAGCGCGGCTACATCGTCAAGGCCGTCGACGACTACCTCGTGGACCAGGGCATCCTCGACGAGAAGACCCTCGCCACCCGCGGCTACCGCATCACCACCACGCTCCAGAAGAAGAAGCAGAGCGCCCTCGTGGCCGCCGTCGACGACCAGGTCATGTCCAAGACCGACGACGAACGCGCGGCCGACCGCAACGTCCGCGTCGGCGGCGCCTCCATCGACCCCGGCAACGGCCACGTCGTCGCCCTCTACGGCGGCATCGACTACACCCGGCAGTACGTCAACAACGCCACCCGCCGCGACTACCAGGTCGGCTCCACCTTCAAGCCCTTCGTCTTCACCTCCGCCGTCGCCAACGACTCCACCACCCAGGACGGCCGCCGCATCACCCCCAGCACCATCTACGACGGCACCAACAAGCGCATGGTCCAGGGCCCGGACGGCCCCACCGGCTACGACCCCGCCAACGAGGACGACGTCGACTACGGCCCCGTCACCGTGCGCACCGCCACCGACAAGTCCGTCAACGCCGTCTACGCCCAGATGGCCGAGGACGTCGGCCCCGAGAAGGTCCGGCGCACCGCCATCGGCCTCGGCATCCCGAAGAACACCCCCGACCTCACCCCCACCCCCTCCATCGCGCTCGGCGTCGCCACCGCCAGCGTCCTGGACATGACCGAGGCGTACGCGACCCTCGCCGCCCACGGCAAGCACGGCGACCACGTCCTGGTCACCGACGTCACCAAGGACGGCGAGCACGTCACGCTCCCCGGCCGCACGGTGAAGCAGGCCGTCAGCCGCGAGGCCGCCGACACCACCACCTCGATCCTCCGCAGCGTCGTCGACGGCGGCACCGGCACCGCCGCCCGGGGCGCGGGCCGCCCCGCAGCCGGGAAGACCGGCACCGCCGAGGAGGACCGGGCCGCCTGGTTCGCCGGCTACACCCCCGGCCTCGCCACCGTCATCGCCGTCATGGGCCAGGACCCCGACACCGGGGCGCAGAAGTCCCTCTACGGCGCGCTCGGGCTCCCCCGCATCAACGGCGGCGGCGCCCCCGCCCAGACCTGGGCCCAGTACACCGGCGCCGCCCTGCGCGGCACCCCGGTCGAGGAGTTCGACCTGGACACGGAGGAGGAGAGCGGCGACACCGCACTGCCCACCGAGGAGGACACCGCCCCCGGCGAGACCGGCCGCCGCACCCCCTCGGCCACGCCCCGGCGCACCCCGTCCACCACCCCGTCCCGGACGCCCTCCGCGCCCGGCACCACCCCCGGCACCACGGACTCCCCCGACGGCGGCACCGACAGCGGCGGCACCGCGGACGGCGGCGCGGACACCGGCGGCACGGACGGGGGCGACGGCGGGGACACCGGGGGCGGGGACGGCGGCGACGGGGGCGGGGACGGCGGCGACGGCGGCACCCTCGAAGGGCCCCGCGGCACCCGGGCCCCCGTCGCGCGGCCTGCCGGGCGGACCTGA
- a CDS encoding MFS transporter, with the protein MPAEIPAPAAPATQAPHPRFAVGVLAFCGVVVAVMQTIVVPLLPHIPALTGATPAAASWLVTVTLLTGAVFTPVLGRVGDMYGKRRVLVASLTVLVVGSVLCGASSHIGVLITGRALQGAAIAVVPLGISILRDELPPERVLSAVALMSSTLGIGAAVGLPIAALVVENYDWHTMFWVSGVIGVIDIALVLACVPESPLRTRGRFDALGALGLSGALVCLLLAVTQGGAWGWTSGRTLGLLVASVVVGLIWGAYELRVATPMVDLRISARPAVLFTNIAALLIGFAFYANSLVTAQMVQEPKATGYGLGASIVVSGLCLLPGGLSMVALSPVSARISAKHGPKVSLALAAGIIAAGYGVRYFTSHSLWLIIAGATVVSAGTAIAYSALPALVMRGVPVSETGAANGLNTLMRSIGQAFCSATVAAVLANITFRAGGRTAPTLYAYQLVFVIAGGAALAALAVTLLLPGGRSTGAGTVEESRKAPGTRKGGARPAEIQEGA; encoded by the coding sequence ATGCCCGCGGAGATACCTGCCCCCGCCGCCCCCGCGACCCAGGCCCCGCACCCGCGCTTCGCGGTGGGCGTGCTGGCCTTCTGCGGGGTCGTCGTCGCGGTCATGCAGACGATCGTCGTGCCCCTCCTCCCGCACATCCCCGCGCTGACCGGCGCCACCCCGGCCGCCGCGAGCTGGCTGGTCACCGTCACCCTCCTCACCGGCGCCGTCTTCACCCCCGTCCTCGGCCGGGTCGGCGACATGTACGGCAAGCGGCGGGTGCTCGTCGCCTCGCTCACCGTGCTCGTGGTGGGCTCGGTCCTGTGCGGGGCCAGTTCCCACATCGGCGTACTGATCACCGGCCGCGCCCTCCAGGGCGCCGCCATCGCCGTCGTCCCGCTCGGCATCAGCATCCTGCGCGACGAACTGCCGCCCGAGCGCGTCCTGTCCGCCGTCGCGCTGATGAGCTCCACCCTCGGCATCGGCGCCGCCGTCGGCCTGCCGATCGCCGCGCTGGTCGTCGAGAACTACGACTGGCACACCATGTTCTGGGTCTCCGGCGTCATCGGCGTCATCGACATCGCGCTCGTGCTGGCCTGCGTACCCGAGTCCCCGCTGCGCACCCGGGGCCGCTTCGACGCGCTCGGCGCGCTCGGCCTGTCCGGCGCGCTGGTCTGCCTGCTGCTCGCCGTCACCCAGGGCGGCGCCTGGGGCTGGACGTCCGGCCGGACGCTCGGACTGCTCGTGGCGTCCGTCGTCGTGGGGCTGATCTGGGGCGCGTACGAGCTCCGCGTCGCGACGCCCATGGTCGACCTGCGGATCTCGGCCCGCCCGGCGGTCCTGTTCACCAACATCGCCGCCCTGCTCATCGGCTTCGCCTTCTACGCGAACTCGCTGGTCACCGCCCAGATGGTGCAGGAACCCAAGGCCACCGGCTACGGGCTCGGCGCCTCGATCGTCGTCAGCGGACTGTGCCTGCTGCCGGGCGGGCTGTCCATGGTGGCGCTCTCGCCCGTGTCCGCCCGGATCTCCGCCAAGCACGGCCCCAAGGTCAGCCTGGCCCTCGCGGCCGGGATCATCGCCGCCGGCTACGGGGTGCGGTACTTCACCAGTCACAGCCTGTGGCTCATCATCGCCGGCGCCACCGTCGTCTCCGCCGGCACCGCCATCGCCTACTCCGCGCTGCCCGCCCTGGTGATGCGCGGCGTCCCGGTCAGCGAGACCGGCGCGGCCAACGGGCTCAACACCCTGATGCGCTCGATCGGCCAGGCGTTCTGCAGCGCCACCGTCGCCGCCGTCCTGGCCAACATCACCTTCCGGGCCGGCGGCCGCACCGCCCCCACCCTGTACGCCTACCAACTGGTCTTCGTCATCGCAGGGGGCGCCGCCCTCGCCGCCCTGGCCGTCACCCTCCTGCTGCCGGGCGGCAGGTCCACCGGTGCGGGTACGGTCGAGGAGAGCCGCAAGGCGCCGGGCACCCGAAAGGGCGGTGCGCGGCCGGCGGAGATCCAGGAGGGCGCATGA
- a CDS encoding ABC transporter permease codes for MAEAAEAAVPPAPVTAYEPRSRLVEGVRAYGLIVAMWLRSTMAYRASFLMTAFGNFVATAFDFVTILLMFAHVDALGGYTLPEIALLYGASGTAFGLADLLMGSMDRLGRRVRDGTLDTLLVRPVPVLAQVAADRFALRRLGRVTQGLLVLGYGLVAADIDWTAVKVPVLPLMLLSGSVIFGSLFVAGGAFQFVAQDASQVQNSFTYGGNTLLQYPPTVFAQDLVRGVTFVVPLAFVNWLPALYLLDRPLPLGLPDGVAFLPPVVAAVCASAAGLAWRRGLRSYRSTGS; via the coding sequence GTGGCCGAGGCGGCCGAGGCCGCGGTGCCGCCGGCGCCGGTGACGGCGTACGAACCGAGGTCCCGGCTGGTCGAGGGGGTCCGGGCGTACGGCCTGATCGTCGCGATGTGGCTGCGCTCGACGATGGCGTACCGGGCGTCGTTCCTGATGACGGCGTTCGGGAACTTCGTGGCGACGGCGTTCGACTTCGTGACGATCCTGCTGATGTTCGCGCACGTCGACGCGCTGGGCGGCTACACGCTCCCGGAGATCGCACTGCTGTACGGGGCCTCGGGGACGGCGTTCGGCCTGGCGGACCTGCTGATGGGGTCGATGGACCGGCTGGGCCGCCGGGTCCGCGACGGCACGCTGGACACGCTGCTGGTGCGGCCCGTGCCGGTCCTGGCGCAGGTGGCGGCCGACCGGTTCGCGCTGCGCCGGCTGGGCCGGGTGACCCAGGGGCTGCTGGTCCTCGGCTACGGCCTGGTGGCCGCGGACATCGACTGGACCGCGGTCAAGGTGCCGGTGCTGCCGCTGATGCTGCTGAGCGGGTCGGTGATCTTCGGTTCGCTGTTCGTGGCGGGCGGCGCGTTCCAGTTCGTCGCGCAGGACGCCTCGCAGGTGCAGAACTCGTTCACGTACGGCGGGAACACGCTGCTCCAGTACCCGCCGACGGTGTTCGCGCAGGACCTGGTGCGCGGGGTGACGTTCGTGGTGCCGCTGGCGTTCGTGAACTGGCTGCCCGCGCTGTATCTGCTGGACAGGCCGCTGCCGCTGGGGCTGCCGGACGGGGTGGCGTTCCTGCCGCCGGTGGTGGCGGCGGTGTGCGCGTCGGCGGCGGGGCTCGCGTGGCGCAGGGGGCTGCGGTCGTACCGCAGTACGGGAAGTTGA
- a CDS encoding TetR/AcrR family transcriptional regulator, whose translation MTGGGQAVAATPAADTGTGRDAILQAARRAFTQRPYAEVTIRGIAADAGVSPSLVVKHFGRKEELFNTVADFGPAAALLLDAPLDALGRHMVVTLITHRRALHSDPLLRVVFSLGNQDERSLLRDRFQEQVTDALTARLPGEDRALRAELLAGHLLGLGATLSLHREGAGAAATPDHIADLCAPALQSLITG comes from the coding sequence ATGACCGGTGGTGGCCAGGCCGTCGCGGCGACCCCGGCCGCGGACACCGGCACGGGACGCGACGCGATCCTCCAGGCCGCCCGCCGGGCGTTCACCCAGCGCCCGTACGCGGAGGTGACGATCCGGGGCATCGCGGCGGACGCCGGCGTCAGCCCCTCACTCGTCGTCAAGCACTTCGGCCGCAAGGAGGAACTCTTCAACACCGTCGCCGACTTCGGACCGGCCGCGGCCCTCCTCCTCGACGCCCCGCTCGACGCCCTGGGCCGGCACATGGTCGTCACCCTGATCACCCACCGCCGCGCGCTCCACTCCGACCCGCTGCTGCGCGTCGTCTTCTCGCTCGGCAACCAGGACGAACGCTCCCTGCTCCGCGACCGGTTCCAGGAACAGGTCACCGACGCGCTCACCGCCCGCCTCCCCGGCGAGGACCGCGCCCTGCGCGCCGAACTCCTGGCCGGCCACCTGCTGGGCCTCGGCGCCACCCTGAGCCTGCACCGCGAGGGCGCCGGAGCCGCCGCGACCCCGGACCACATCGCGGACCTCTGCGCCCCCGCGCTCCAGAGCCTGATCACGGGCTGA
- a CDS encoding ABC transporter permease: MRVYAVVAAGGFRRYATYRIETAAGVFTNTVFGFILAYTYRALWDERPHLGGYDMPQALTFVWLGQALLMTCVMMGGGFEDELIERIRTGDIAVDLYRPVDLQLWWLAQDLGRAAFHLLGRGIVPMVFGALAFDLALPGSPGPWLAFLVAVALGVVVSFAIRYLVALSAFWLMDGAGAAQIAFLAGLFFTGMLLPLSLFPGLLGEVARVLPWSALLQLPADVFLGKHTGWGLVRVYAFQASWAAVLLLLGRLVQSAATRRVVVQGG, translated from the coding sequence GTGCGGGTCTACGCGGTGGTCGCGGCGGGTGGTTTCCGCCGTTATGCCACCTATCGGATCGAGACGGCGGCGGGGGTGTTCACCAACACCGTCTTCGGCTTCATCCTCGCCTACACCTACCGGGCGTTGTGGGACGAGCGGCCCCACCTGGGCGGTTACGACATGCCGCAGGCCCTCACCTTCGTCTGGCTGGGCCAGGCCCTGCTGATGACCTGCGTGATGATGGGCGGCGGCTTCGAGGACGAGCTGATCGAGCGCATCCGCACGGGCGACATCGCGGTGGACCTCTACCGGCCGGTCGACCTCCAGCTGTGGTGGCTGGCGCAGGACTTGGGGCGGGCGGCGTTCCATCTGCTGGGGCGCGGCATCGTGCCGATGGTGTTCGGCGCGCTCGCCTTCGACCTGGCGCTTCCGGGGTCCCCCGGCCCCTGGCTGGCATTCCTGGTGGCGGTGGCGCTGGGCGTGGTGGTGAGCTTCGCGATCCGCTATCTGGTGGCGCTGTCCGCCTTCTGGCTGATGGACGGGGCGGGCGCGGCGCAGATCGCGTTCCTGGCCGGGCTGTTCTTCACCGGGATGCTGCTGCCGCTGAGCCTGTTCCCGGGGCTGCTGGGCGAGGTGGCGCGGGTGCTGCCGTGGTCGGCGCTGCTCCAGCTGCCGGCCGATGTGTTCCTGGGGAAGCACACGGGCTGGGGCCTGGTGCGGGTGTACGCGTTCCAGGCGTCCTGGGCCGCGGTGTTGCTGCTCCTGGGGCGGCTGGTGCAGTCGGCGGCGACGCGGAGGGTGGTGGTCCAGGGTGGCTGA